The proteins below come from a single Pseudarthrobacter sp. SSS035 genomic window:
- a CDS encoding iron-siderophore ABC transporter substrate-binding protein gives MTSPLFSGPSATRRTLFKSAGKATAVLAAAALTLSACSTGPVSSTSDASTSSSSSSQFPVTIKHAFGETTVKEQPKRVVTVSWVNDDVALALGVVPVGVPKNEWGGNEQGSTPWKDAALKELGAGFGSDKAPVQFSEADGINFTEIAKLTPDVILAAYSGLTEEDYKKLSEIAPVVAHPEVAYGTSWQDSTSIIGKALGKEAEATKLIADTEATVKTEAAKYPQIAGKSFVYGYTDPADLTATGFYTANDNRPKFLSAVGMKLAPVAEKASAGSKDFFVTWAAEKANELEADIFLSSVEDAATAEAVKSDPLLGQIPAIKNGAFVADADKSLVLAISASSPLSLPWALDTFLPQLATAADAVK, from the coding sequence GTGACTTCCCCCCTCTTCTCCGGCCCGAGCGCCACCCGCCGCACGCTGTTCAAGTCAGCCGGCAAGGCAACGGCCGTTCTGGCCGCCGCGGCACTCACACTGTCCGCCTGCTCCACGGGCCCCGTGTCCTCCACATCGGACGCCAGCACCTCCAGCTCCAGCAGCTCGCAGTTCCCGGTCACCATCAAGCACGCCTTCGGTGAAACCACCGTCAAGGAACAGCCCAAGCGCGTAGTCACCGTTTCCTGGGTCAACGACGACGTTGCCCTTGCCCTCGGCGTTGTTCCGGTGGGCGTCCCCAAGAACGAATGGGGCGGCAACGAGCAGGGCTCCACACCGTGGAAGGACGCAGCACTGAAGGAACTCGGCGCGGGCTTCGGTTCCGACAAGGCCCCGGTCCAGTTCTCCGAGGCTGACGGCATCAACTTCACCGAGATCGCCAAGCTCACCCCGGACGTCATCCTGGCCGCCTACTCGGGCCTTACCGAAGAGGACTACAAAAAGCTCAGCGAGATCGCCCCCGTGGTGGCGCACCCCGAGGTTGCCTACGGAACCTCATGGCAGGATTCAACCTCCATCATCGGCAAGGCCCTGGGCAAGGAGGCTGAGGCTACCAAGCTCATCGCCGATACTGAGGCCACCGTAAAGACGGAAGCTGCCAAGTACCCGCAGATCGCCGGCAAGAGCTTCGTCTACGGTTACACCGATCCCGCAGACCTCACTGCCACGGGCTTCTACACCGCCAATGACAACCGTCCGAAGTTCCTCTCAGCTGTCGGGATGAAGCTGGCCCCGGTCGCCGAGAAGGCTTCAGCCGGCTCCAAGGACTTTTTCGTGACGTGGGCCGCCGAGAAAGCCAACGAACTTGAGGCCGATATCTTCCTGAGCTCGGTCGAGGATGCCGCCACCGCCGAGGCCGTCAAGAGCGACCCCCTGCTGGGCCAGATTCCGGCCATCAAGAACGGCGCATTCGTTGCCGACGCGGACAAGAGCCTGGTCCTGGCAATCTCGGCCTCCTCGCCGCTGAGCCTGCCGTGGGCGCTGGACACGTTCCTCCCGCAGCTCGCCACCGCCGCGGATGCAGTGAAGTAA
- a CDS encoding iron chelate uptake ABC transporter family permease subunit → MFAIYVLLGSYTVTIPDFFKILIGHLTGGEKIPGASFIVMENKLPRAVIGVMIGAAFGLSGGLFQTMLRNPLASPDVIGISYGASAAAVTAIVIFGATGPAVSGAALGGALGIAALIYAISRGPSLGSGGGNRGNAAGSRLILAGVGIAAALHAVVNFMMTRADIRTAADALVWLNGSLNSANWDRAGLLSLALLVLVPAVIALAGPLRILELGDDAAAGLGIRVGFTRLAVVVTAVALAAVATAAAGPVSFVAFLAGPIARRFTRKASLPASALVGALIVLTADYVAANLAPLLLDGTVLPVGVITGALGAPFLLWLLVTANRKDA, encoded by the coding sequence ATGTTCGCCATCTACGTGCTCCTGGGCAGCTACACCGTGACCATCCCGGACTTCTTCAAGATCCTCATCGGACACCTGACCGGCGGCGAGAAAATCCCCGGCGCAAGCTTCATCGTTATGGAGAACAAGCTGCCCCGGGCCGTCATCGGCGTGATGATCGGCGCCGCGTTCGGCCTCTCCGGCGGCCTGTTCCAGACCATGCTCCGCAACCCGCTGGCCAGCCCCGACGTGATCGGCATCAGCTACGGAGCCAGCGCGGCCGCGGTCACCGCCATCGTGATCTTCGGCGCCACCGGTCCGGCCGTATCCGGAGCGGCGCTAGGCGGCGCGCTGGGCATCGCAGCGCTGATCTACGCCATCTCCCGCGGACCGTCACTGGGCTCAGGCGGCGGCAACCGGGGGAACGCCGCGGGCAGCCGGCTGATTCTGGCCGGTGTGGGCATCGCCGCCGCCCTCCACGCGGTGGTCAACTTCATGATGACCCGCGCGGACATCCGCACGGCAGCCGACGCACTCGTCTGGCTCAACGGCTCCCTCAACTCCGCCAACTGGGACCGGGCGGGCCTGCTCTCCTTGGCGCTGTTGGTTCTGGTCCCCGCGGTCATCGCCCTTGCCGGGCCGCTGCGCATCCTGGAACTCGGCGACGACGCCGCGGCCGGGCTGGGCATCCGCGTCGGGTTCACGCGCCTCGCCGTGGTGGTCACCGCCGTCGCACTCGCCGCGGTGGCGACGGCGGCCGCCGGGCCTGTCTCGTTCGTCGCCTTCCTGGCCGGCCCCATCGCGCGGCGCTTCACCCGTAAAGCCAGCCTCCCGGCGTCGGCCCTGGTGGGTGCGCTGATTGTCCTCACGGCCGACTACGTCGCGGCCAACCTCGCCCCCTTGCTGCTGGACGGCACCGTGCTGCCCGTCGGTGTTATCACCGGCGCGCTCGGTGCCCCGTTCCTGCTGTGGCTTCTGGTCACGGCCAACCGAAAGGATGCCTGA
- a CDS encoding glycoside hydrolase family 16 protein, giving the protein MAAVPPAPALAAAPAPAQPGPAAGQALATTGDGAQAATAFGWGPVLTGDEFSNTGAPDRTKWSVYNSAGHAGKGLRSPQAWSVANGVATVSGDAAGTTGGMSAKFAEQKYGRWETRMKTNSRDPKYHPVLILNNNAAPNCAEIDYAEGSSVTSVMRFFLHYACGGADFQTTAATPVDGTQWHNYAVEWTPAGISGYVDGVKTFTDTNPAHQPSTVMKQTLQLDWFPDGSATKPSQMQVDWVRVYK; this is encoded by the coding sequence GTGGCAGCTGTCCCCCCGGCGCCTGCGCTGGCCGCGGCCCCGGCCCCGGCCCAGCCGGGGCCCGCAGCCGGCCAGGCTCTCGCCACGACGGGTGACGGTGCCCAGGCAGCTACCGCCTTCGGTTGGGGCCCGGTCCTGACGGGCGACGAATTCTCCAACACCGGCGCACCGGACCGGACCAAATGGAGTGTCTACAACAGTGCAGGGCATGCCGGCAAAGGCCTGCGCAGTCCCCAGGCTTGGTCGGTTGCCAACGGCGTGGCCACCGTTAGCGGAGACGCAGCCGGCACCACGGGCGGCATGTCGGCAAAGTTCGCGGAACAAAAGTATGGTCGCTGGGAAACGCGCATGAAAACCAATTCACGGGACCCGAAATACCACCCGGTCCTGATCCTTAACAACAACGCTGCCCCGAACTGTGCCGAGATCGATTATGCCGAGGGCAGCTCAGTCACCTCCGTGATGAGGTTCTTCCTGCACTACGCCTGTGGTGGAGCGGATTTCCAGACCACAGCGGCGACGCCCGTCGATGGCACACAGTGGCACAACTACGCGGTGGAGTGGACCCCGGCCGGCATCAGCGGATACGTCGACGGAGTAAAGACCTTCACTGACACGAACCCGGCGCACCAGCCCTCTACCGTAATGAAGCAGACATTGCAGCTGGATTGGTTCCCGGACGGCTCCGCCACCAAGCCCTCGCAGATGCAGGTCGACTGGGTCCGCGTCTACAAGTAA
- a CDS encoding TetR/AcrR family transcriptional regulator, giving the protein MSSPSHDAIFSAAGRLFGERGYRAVTVRDIAADAGVSAALVMKLFVSKEKLYAAVQPDESLLTELEVPTSELGRALVFRVLMRRERGVQEPWAIIPFAVLDSPDPEAARTDIRERYLTAIVRLIGDTTPERRFASTVVALMTGFGETVRTLGLFDGWDFDELVGHYGAIVQAQIDACTAAS; this is encoded by the coding sequence ATGAGCAGCCCCAGCCACGACGCGATCTTCAGCGCCGCCGGACGCCTTTTCGGTGAACGCGGCTACCGCGCCGTCACGGTGCGGGACATCGCCGCGGACGCGGGCGTTTCGGCCGCCCTGGTCATGAAACTCTTCGTTTCCAAGGAAAAGCTCTATGCCGCCGTGCAGCCGGACGAGTCGCTGCTCACCGAACTGGAAGTCCCGACGTCGGAGCTCGGCAGGGCCCTCGTGTTCCGTGTGTTGATGCGCCGGGAACGCGGAGTGCAGGAGCCGTGGGCCATCATCCCGTTCGCCGTCCTGGACTCTCCCGACCCCGAGGCCGCCCGGACGGATATCCGCGAAAGGTACCTCACCGCCATCGTCCGGCTCATCGGGGACACCACACCGGAGCGCCGGTTCGCCTCCACCGTGGTGGCCCTGATGACCGGCTTCGGCGAGACCGTCCGCACCCTGGGCCTTTTCGACGGCTGGGACTTTGACGAGCTGGTGGGACACTACGGCGCAATCGTCCAGGCCCAGATCGACGCGTGCACCGCCGCCAGCTAA
- a CDS encoding MFS transporter — MPRSNALNTTRGPSPSAITAVLALSGTVVALMQTLVVPLLPDFPRILGITADDASWLVTATLLASAVATPIVSRSADMYGKRKMMVVCLAIMVAGSVIAAVGGSFLWLVIGRTLQGFASALIPVGISIMRDELPKEKMGSAVALMSATLGIGSAMGLPLAGVLYESLGWASIFWVSAAAGALLLVAVALVVPESKVRTPGRFDYAGALVLSAALAALLLAISKGGAWGWGSEPVLLLFLTAAILLAAWVPYELKVSQPMVDLRTSGRRPVLMTNVASLLIGFAMFANMLLTTQQLQLPTATGYGFGLNVITAGLCMVPSGLAMVIFAPVSGRIIRVFGGKSALIAGGVVMIVGYVGRVFFYDSIAWVIIGSTVVSVGTAIAYAAMPTLIMGVVPITETASANGLNSLVRSIGTSTSSAAVAAVLTSVSMTVGAVHLPSFDAFKDVFWLAALAAAASVAATVFIPKATAAHRQAAPVSATAASVNTTEIVVRGRVLAPDHRPVAPAVVTVLQTAGEPVDWSRVDTEGNYSVALPGAGKYLIVTNAAGWAPTADVFDFDGRTLHQNFLLRDRLEIGGRVTAGSEAVAGAVVTLLEASGGYVDTTISDDDGAYAFPLPAAGRYVVTMVNPATHQAMARKLAVDNRSVTVDLAAPRVEEKSMEPVGA, encoded by the coding sequence ATGCCGCGTTCCAACGCCCTGAACACCACCCGGGGCCCGTCCCCGTCCGCCATCACCGCCGTCCTGGCCCTTAGCGGCACGGTGGTAGCCCTTATGCAAACCCTGGTAGTGCCCCTCCTTCCGGATTTTCCCCGGATCCTGGGTATCACCGCCGACGACGCCTCCTGGCTGGTGACCGCCACCCTGCTCGCCAGCGCCGTGGCAACGCCCATCGTGTCCCGCAGCGCGGACATGTACGGCAAGCGCAAGATGATGGTGGTTTGCCTGGCGATCATGGTGGCCGGCTCGGTCATTGCCGCGGTTGGCGGATCCTTCCTGTGGCTGGTCATCGGCCGGACGCTCCAGGGCTTCGCATCGGCCCTAATTCCGGTGGGCATCAGCATCATGCGCGATGAACTGCCCAAGGAGAAGATGGGCTCCGCCGTTGCCTTGATGAGCGCCACGCTGGGAATCGGCAGCGCCATGGGCCTCCCCCTGGCCGGAGTGCTGTACGAGAGCCTGGGGTGGGCCTCGATCTTCTGGGTTTCCGCTGCCGCGGGCGCACTGCTGCTTGTTGCCGTGGCGCTGGTGGTTCCCGAATCCAAGGTCCGCACCCCCGGGCGGTTCGACTACGCGGGAGCACTGGTGCTCTCGGCAGCGCTGGCCGCCCTGCTGCTGGCGATCTCCAAGGGCGGCGCCTGGGGCTGGGGCTCGGAGCCGGTGCTGCTGCTGTTCCTCACGGCCGCAATACTCCTGGCTGCTTGGGTCCCGTACGAGCTGAAAGTCAGCCAGCCGATGGTTGACCTGCGGACATCGGGCCGCAGACCGGTGCTCATGACCAACGTGGCCTCGCTGCTCATCGGCTTCGCCATGTTCGCCAACATGCTCCTCACCACCCAGCAGCTCCAGCTGCCTACCGCCACGGGGTACGGTTTCGGGCTGAACGTCATCACCGCAGGGCTGTGCATGGTCCCGTCCGGGCTCGCGATGGTGATCTTCGCCCCGGTGTCCGGGCGCATCATCCGCGTCTTCGGCGGCAAATCCGCGCTCATCGCCGGCGGCGTTGTGATGATCGTGGGGTACGTGGGCCGCGTCTTCTTCTACGACTCCATCGCCTGGGTGATCATCGGCTCAACCGTGGTCAGCGTGGGCACAGCCATCGCCTATGCCGCCATGCCCACTCTGATCATGGGCGTGGTGCCGATTACCGAGACCGCCTCGGCCAATGGACTGAACAGCCTGGTCCGGTCCATCGGCACGTCGACGTCGAGCGCCGCGGTTGCCGCGGTCCTCACCTCGGTCAGCATGACGGTGGGAGCCGTGCACCTTCCGTCCTTCGACGCTTTCAAGGACGTGTTCTGGCTGGCCGCTCTGGCAGCGGCAGCATCGGTGGCGGCCACGGTCTTCATCCCGAAAGCCACCGCGGCCCACCGGCAGGCCGCGCCCGTTTCCGCCACGGCCGCCTCCGTGAACACCACCGAAATTGTGGTGCGGGGCCGCGTCCTTGCCCCTGACCACCGCCCCGTCGCTCCCGCCGTCGTGACCGTGCTTCAGACCGCCGGCGAGCCGGTGGACTGGAGCCGGGTGGACACGGAAGGCAACTATTCGGTGGCCCTCCCCGGCGCCGGGAAATACCTCATCGTGACCAACGCGGCAGGCTGGGCGCCCACGGCCGACGTTTTCGACTTCGACGGACGTACCCTGCACCAGAACTTCCTGCTTCGGGACCGGCTGGAGATCGGCGGACGGGTCACCGCCGGCAGCGAGGCTGTGGCGGGCGCGGTGGTGACGCTCCTCGAGGCAAGCGGCGGCTACGTGGACACCACAATCTCGGACGACGACGGCGCGTACGCGTTTCCGCTGCCCGCCGCCGGCCGCTACGTTGTGACCATGGTTAACCCGGCCACACATCAGGCCATGGCCCGGAAGCTCGCGGTGGACAACCGCTCGGTCACCGTTGATCTCGCCGCGCCTCGCGTGGAGGAAAAGTCCATGGAACCGGTGGGCGCATGA
- a CDS encoding siderophore-interacting protein, translated as MKTRDIAATEPMTLAFEVTVSSVQELSPNFRRITFGGYSLRDFGVNGDTLDLRIKLMIPSLASDGTKLPLPVFEMAQAGWYQEWLAMDPAVRGSMRTYTVRQSRLDAVYPEIDVDFVMHFDADGHGGPAANWAQNAQPGDAITIIGPNNRAAHCVTAEIYSGIEWRPGMAQRVLLAGDETAIPAISAILENLPSYMSGHAFLEVPEAGDFLDLKTAADVDITWLARGAAIGRSRPHGELLQQAVRTSVPVPGWVGIKASDAGAGPEPEDVNVDVDILWETPARMETAEIEATKNPAMPAGAMPFYAWIAGEAAVIKDMRRYLVRDVGIDRKQVAFMGYWRQGKAEV; from the coding sequence ATGAAGACCCGCGACATCGCCGCCACCGAGCCCATGACCCTGGCTTTCGAGGTGACGGTTTCCTCGGTGCAGGAGCTGAGCCCCAACTTCCGCCGGATCACCTTCGGCGGGTATTCGCTGCGTGACTTCGGCGTTAACGGCGACACCCTCGACCTGCGGATCAAGCTGATGATCCCATCCCTGGCGTCCGACGGCACAAAGCTGCCGCTGCCGGTCTTCGAAATGGCGCAGGCCGGCTGGTACCAGGAATGGCTGGCCATGGACCCAGCGGTCCGCGGCTCGATGCGCACGTACACGGTCCGCCAGTCCCGGCTCGATGCCGTTTATCCCGAAATTGACGTTGACTTTGTGATGCACTTCGACGCCGACGGCCACGGCGGTCCCGCCGCGAACTGGGCCCAGAACGCCCAGCCGGGCGACGCCATCACTATCATCGGCCCCAACAACCGCGCCGCCCACTGTGTCACGGCCGAGATCTACTCCGGCATCGAGTGGCGGCCGGGTATGGCCCAGCGTGTCCTGCTAGCCGGCGACGAAACCGCCATCCCGGCCATCTCCGCGATCCTCGAAAACCTGCCGTCCTACATGAGCGGCCATGCCTTCCTGGAAGTACCGGAGGCCGGTGACTTCCTCGATCTCAAGACAGCCGCCGACGTCGACATCACCTGGCTTGCCCGGGGTGCCGCGATCGGCCGCTCACGCCCGCACGGCGAACTGCTGCAGCAGGCAGTGCGCACTTCAGTTCCCGTTCCCGGCTGGGTGGGCATCAAAGCGTCCGACGCCGGTGCGGGCCCGGAGCCCGAAGACGTCAATGTGGACGTGGACATCCTCTGGGAGACGCCCGCACGGATGGAGACAGCTGAAATCGAGGCCACCAAGAACCCCGCCATGCCGGCCGGTGCCATGCCTTTCTACGCGTGGATCGCCGGTGAGGCCGCCGTTATCAAGGACATGCGGCGGTACCTGGTCCGGGACGTGGGGATCGACCGGAAGCAGGTTGCCTTCATGGGGTACTGGCGCCAGGGTAAGGCCGAGGTCTAG
- a CDS encoding ABC transporter ATP-binding protein, with protein sequence MAVLSAQDLTLKYDQRCVVDGLTAEIPEGKVTMIVGANACGKSTLLRGLSRLLKPAAGVVTLDGKDIHARPARELARTLGLLPQHPTAPDGIAVRDLVGRGRYPHQGFFRSWSTEDDAAVQRALEATETLELAERNVDELSGGQRQRVWIAMALAQETDVLLLDEPTTYLDLAHQVEVLDLVTDLNRKRGTTVAIVLHDLNLAARYADHVIAMKGGEIVALGDPITVVTEKLVRDVFGLESRVIPDPVSGTPLIIPIGRHHTAATELELVS encoded by the coding sequence ATGGCTGTTCTCAGCGCCCAGGACCTCACCCTCAAATACGACCAGCGCTGCGTGGTGGACGGCCTCACGGCGGAAATCCCCGAGGGTAAGGTGACCATGATCGTGGGCGCCAACGCGTGCGGCAAGTCCACGCTCCTCCGCGGCCTGTCCCGCCTCCTCAAACCCGCAGCCGGCGTGGTTACGCTGGACGGCAAGGACATCCACGCCCGCCCGGCCCGTGAACTGGCGCGCACCCTGGGCCTCCTCCCGCAGCACCCCACCGCACCGGACGGCATCGCTGTCCGCGACCTCGTGGGCCGCGGCCGGTATCCGCACCAGGGCTTCTTCCGCAGCTGGAGCACCGAGGACGACGCCGCCGTGCAGCGCGCGCTCGAAGCGACGGAAACGCTGGAACTCGCTGAGCGGAACGTCGATGAACTGTCCGGCGGCCAGCGGCAGCGTGTCTGGATCGCCATGGCGCTCGCCCAGGAAACCGACGTGCTCCTGCTGGACGAACCCACCACATATCTGGACCTGGCGCACCAGGTGGAAGTCCTGGACCTGGTCACGGACCTGAACCGCAAGCGCGGCACCACCGTGGCCATCGTCCTCCACGACCTGAACCTCGCGGCACGCTACGCGGACCATGTCATCGCCATGAAGGGCGGCGAGATCGTGGCCCTGGGTGACCCCATAACTGTTGTCACCGAAAAGCTGGTCCGCGACGTTTTCGGCCTTGAGTCCCGGGTGATTCCCGATCCGGTCTCGGGCACACCCCTGATCATCCCCATCGGCCGCCACCACACCGCCGCAACCGAACTGGAGCTCGTTTCATGA
- a CDS encoding SGNH/GDSL hydrolase family protein produces MGSNPLLSDREGRRVFVALGDSFTEGVGDRDERLPNGVRGWADRVAEKLAKAEPGWEYANLAIRSKRLRHVITEQLEPALAMKPTLITLYAGGNDILDIGTDMAALMDEYEDLVARLAGTGATVVLFTGFDVKVSAVLELLKKRNTVYNQRVREISVKYGTVLVDYWCLDAFHDRRMWDSDRLHMSKAGHKYLAGQVLDQLGVPHKIRLKDWDPPERLSLREWEQRQRRWVNDWVLPLFGRKIRGVTLGDALAPRWPEPVKVPRKRGLKKLMDRDAVLKNSPKASGL; encoded by the coding sequence ATGGGTTCTAATCCTTTACTCTCGGACCGTGAGGGCCGGCGGGTGTTTGTCGCTTTGGGGGACTCGTTTACAGAAGGTGTTGGGGACCGGGATGAGCGGCTGCCCAACGGCGTCCGGGGGTGGGCTGACCGGGTGGCGGAGAAACTGGCCAAGGCTGAGCCGGGGTGGGAATATGCCAACCTGGCCATCAGGAGCAAGCGCCTGCGTCACGTCATCACCGAGCAGCTGGAACCGGCGCTGGCCATGAAGCCCACGCTGATCACGCTGTACGCCGGCGGAAACGACATCCTGGACATCGGCACGGACATGGCTGCCCTGATGGACGAGTACGAGGACCTCGTGGCGCGACTGGCCGGGACCGGGGCCACGGTGGTCCTGTTCACCGGCTTCGACGTCAAAGTCTCGGCCGTTCTGGAGCTGCTGAAGAAGCGGAACACGGTCTACAACCAGCGCGTCCGCGAGATCTCTGTCAAATACGGGACGGTCCTGGTGGATTACTGGTGCCTGGACGCCTTCCATGACCGGCGGATGTGGGACTCGGACCGCCTCCACATGTCCAAGGCGGGCCACAAGTACCTCGCCGGGCAGGTGCTGGATCAGCTGGGGGTGCCCCACAAAATCCGGCTCAAGGACTGGGACCCGCCGGAGCGGCTCAGCCTCCGGGAGTGGGAACAGCGGCAGCGGCGTTGGGTTAACGACTGGGTGCTGCCGCTTTTTGGCCGCAAAATCAGGGGCGTCACCCTCGGGGATGCACTGGCGCCGCGCTGGCCGGAACCCGTCAAGGTGCCGCGGAAGCGCGGGCTGAAGAAGCTGATGGACCGGGACGCGGTGCTCAAGAACAGCCCGAAAGCAAGTGGTTTGTAA
- a CDS encoding iron ABC transporter permease — translation MTESTTAAPAGQRERTLGAPIGSQRGPQVSVRAGRSGRLASAGGTPRTTQLAWLLAAVVVLSLLAAASLAIGARGLSLTTVWQALTQFDAANGDHAVVHARIPRTVLGILVGGALGLAGAAMQGVARNPLADPGIMGVNAGAALAVVTGIYLFGVTSLSGYIWFAFIGAGAAAVVVYLIASMGRDGATPVKLALAGAALSAGLYSLMSVILVSSQDTLDRFRFWQVGGISGRDWAVVLPGLPFLAVGALIILGTGRILNSLALGDDIARGLGQRVGLSRGVTALGIVLLCGSATALAGPIGFVGLVIPHAVRSLTGPDYRWILPFSLVLAPALLLGADIIGRVVLLPGEVPAGIMTALVGAPVFVWLIRRGKGAGL, via the coding sequence ATGACGGAAAGTACGACGGCGGCACCCGCCGGACAGCGCGAACGGACACTTGGGGCCCCGATCGGGTCGCAACGAGGGCCCCAAGTGTCCGTTCGCGCCGGTCGATCGGGTCGATTGGCTAGCGCCGGCGGGACGCCCAGAACCACGCAGCTTGCCTGGCTGCTGGCCGCCGTCGTCGTACTTTCTTTGTTAGCCGCCGCTTCCCTGGCCATCGGCGCCCGGGGCCTTTCCCTGACCACCGTGTGGCAGGCGCTCACCCAGTTCGACGCCGCCAACGGGGACCACGCCGTGGTCCACGCACGCATCCCGCGCACCGTCCTCGGCATCCTCGTTGGCGGCGCCCTGGGCCTGGCCGGCGCCGCCATGCAGGGCGTTGCCCGCAATCCGCTGGCAGATCCAGGCATCATGGGTGTCAATGCCGGCGCCGCGCTGGCCGTGGTGACCGGCATCTATCTTTTCGGCGTCACCTCCCTCAGCGGCTACATCTGGTTCGCTTTCATTGGCGCCGGAGCCGCCGCCGTCGTGGTTTACCTCATCGCATCCATGGGCAGGGACGGTGCGACGCCGGTCAAGCTCGCCCTCGCCGGCGCCGCGCTCAGCGCCGGGCTCTATTCCCTGATGAGCGTCATTCTCGTCTCCAGCCAGGACACCCTGGACCGCTTCCGTTTCTGGCAGGTGGGCGGAATCTCCGGCCGCGACTGGGCCGTGGTGCTTCCGGGCCTCCCGTTCCTGGCCGTCGGGGCACTTATTATTCTGGGCACCGGCCGCATCCTCAACAGCCTCGCGCTGGGTGATGACATTGCCCGCGGCCTGGGCCAGCGTGTGGGCCTGAGCCGGGGAGTCACCGCCCTGGGCATCGTGCTGCTGTGCGGCTCCGCGACGGCATTGGCAGGGCCCATCGGCTTTGTTGGCCTGGTCATTCCGCACGCGGTCCGCTCACTCACCGGCCCCGACTACCGCTGGATCCTGCCGTTCTCCCTGGTCCTCGCGCCGGCACTTTTGCTCGGCGCGGACATCATCGGCCGCGTTGTGCTGCTTCCCGGCGAGGTCCCGGCCGGCATCATGACCGCACTCGTGGGTGCGCCCGTCTTCGTCTGGCTCATCCGCCGTGGCAAGGGGGCCGGCCTGTGA
- a CDS encoding extracellular solute-binding protein — protein sequence MTDSSLHFDRRKLLKAAALTPFAGLALSGCGAKPADSAAANKTVTVTSYGGSYNDQLTQTILDPFSKQSGIQTTLLANTSLAALKAQVQSGDVQWDLVEITAPEYETAVAEGLLEPFDYDIISDKGLPGYAKAEYGIKYLSFLFVMAWDQKAIPDAQAPKDWAQFFDQGKYDTKRSVYNQLSDSSVLEAALLADGVPFDQIYPLDVDRALRVLGHHPGKDRLLYHAANQEPIQQLTSGEVSLSTSFNNRINAARNDGAKLNFSAENAVLAGDYFVVPKGAKNKEAAFKLMNFMSNDAEAGAAFDTVTNLTLANTPALSKLPKEVADTLPTSPSLAGKILVRDDKWWSENLKKTEQQFKLWQAS from the coding sequence ATGACTGACAGTTCCCTTCATTTTGACCGCAGGAAACTCCTGAAAGCAGCAGCGTTGACCCCATTTGCAGGCCTGGCACTGTCCGGCTGCGGGGCAAAGCCCGCCGATAGCGCGGCAGCCAACAAGACAGTCACGGTCACCTCCTACGGCGGCTCCTACAATGACCAGCTGACCCAGACGATTCTGGACCCCTTCTCCAAGCAATCGGGGATCCAAACCACGCTGCTGGCCAACACCAGCCTGGCCGCGCTCAAGGCCCAGGTGCAGTCCGGGGACGTGCAGTGGGACCTCGTGGAAATCACCGCCCCGGAGTACGAAACGGCCGTGGCAGAAGGCCTCCTGGAGCCGTTCGACTACGACATCATCAGCGACAAGGGCCTGCCCGGCTACGCCAAGGCGGAGTATGGCATCAAGTACCTGAGCTTCCTGTTTGTGATGGCCTGGGACCAGAAGGCCATCCCCGATGCGCAGGCCCCCAAGGACTGGGCGCAGTTTTTCGACCAGGGCAAGTACGATACCAAGCGCTCGGTCTACAACCAGCTCTCGGACAGCTCCGTGCTGGAGGCCGCACTCCTGGCCGACGGCGTGCCGTTCGACCAGATCTACCCGCTCGACGTCGACCGGGCCCTGCGCGTGCTGGGCCACCACCCCGGCAAGGATCGCCTGCTTTACCACGCGGCCAACCAGGAGCCCATCCAGCAGCTCACCTCGGGCGAGGTCTCGCTGTCCACGAGCTTCAACAACCGCATCAACGCGGCCCGCAACGACGGCGCCAAGCTGAACTTCAGCGCGGAAAACGCGGTGCTTGCCGGCGACTACTTCGTGGTGCCGAAGGGGGCCAAGAACAAGGAAGCCGCCTTCAAACTGATGAACTTCATGTCCAACGACGCCGAGGCCGGCGCCGCCTTCGACACGGTCACCAACCTGACCCTGGCCAACACTCCGGCGCTGTCCAAGCTGCCCAAGGAGGTCGCAGACACCCTGCCCACCAGCCCGAGCCTGGCCGGCAAGATCCTGGTCCGTGACGACAAGTGGTGGTCGGAGAACCTGAAGAAGACCGAGCAGCAGTTCAAGCTGTGGCAGGCCAGCTGA